A region from the Anomaloglossus baeobatrachus isolate aAnoBae1 chromosome 11, aAnoBae1.hap1, whole genome shotgun sequence genome encodes:
- the LOC142255813 gene encoding uncharacterized protein LOC142255813 encodes MVCRSTVCSTREPASNPSGAIPEQSATGEHRHRPDPSEPSLPSTSVPSTCAGASGETSLPEAAGDEIAFPLPHPSDTAALSRTPLGSGRQRHRGQDRSYAPEFLHLNAAFQNAIKLLAEQSSSGFSFMKASMDKNTHELCTRLDRLHLDASKSPNHYFFQAVLERMEKLSPDQQMHVMQATQQALAQVSSQPPPPTPRPAPAPPPAIVPTPPAAQYQPAAQYQPAAQYQPAAQYQLPTTSAPTLPTHYHLSPSTPIMTPTQASNSPATSSVSQSLHSTPQSLTHPIPSPVFPLGFSTTPSPSVTSPPPPPTPLSTLHTPTVRVFPSDSPSSTISTPSPRYTNL; translated from the exons atggtgtgcagaag cactgtctgcagcactcgggagcctgcatcgaacccgtcaggagcgatccctgaacagtccgccactggggaacacaggcacagacccgacccatctgaaccttcccttccatctacatctgtcccatccacctgcgctggagcttccggtgagacttcattacctgaagctgctggtgacgagatagcttttcccctaccccacccctctgacactgctgccctcagtagaacacctttgggttctgggcgtcagcgtcataggggtcaggataggagctatgcgccagagttcttgcatctaaatgcagccttccagaacgccattaaatTATTAGCAGAACAATCTAGTTCTGGTTTTAGCTTCATGAAGGCCTCTATGgataaaaatacacacgaattgtgcacgcgtctggacaggctgcatttagatgcaagtaaatcacccaatcattatttttttcaagccgtactcgagcgcatggaaaagctatctcctgaccagcagatgcatgtaatgcaagccacacagcaggctctggcgcaggtttcctcccaaccacctccacccacccctcgtccagcacctgccccccctccagccattgtccctactccccctgctgcccagtaccagcctgctgcccagtaccagcctgctgcccagtaccagcctgctgcccagtaccagctcccaaccacatctgcccctacacttcctacccactaccacctctcgccttccacacccatcatgaccccaacacaagcctctaattcacccgccacctcttctgtctcccaatccctccactcaacCCCACAATCCTTAacacatcccatcccatctcctgttttccctcttggtttctcaaccacaccttcaccttctgttacttccccaccaccaccaccaacaccactttccaccctccatactcccactgtgcgtgtgttcccatctgacagcccctccagtactatctccaccccaagcccaagatatacaaatttataa